One Burkholderiales bacterium genomic region harbors:
- a CDS encoding histone H1-like repetitive region-containing protein, whose product MATKPKASAAKKPAAKKSAAKKPAKKAAAKKPAAKKTAAKKPAAKAKPAAKKVAAKKTAANKPAAKKVAAKKPAARKPAAKKAAAKKPSASKTAAKKPAAKKAATKAAKPAAAKKPVARKVAPKTAAPRKAAAIPAARKPAAMPAAKPVVKPTGSVTSTPSEASESEKPAPVPGAWPFPMSGNRPN is encoded by the coding sequence ATGGCAACAAAACCGAAAGCAAGTGCAGCGAAAAAGCCGGCGGCCAAGAAATCGGCGGCCAAGAAACCTGCTAAGAAAGCGGCGGCGAAGAAGCCGGCTGCTAAAAAAACGGCAGCGAAAAAGCCCGCAGCCAAAGCGAAACCTGCCGCTAAAAAGGTAGCGGCCAAGAAAACCGCTGCGAATAAACCTGCCGCTAAAAAGGTAGCGGCGAAGAAACCAGCGGCCAGGAAACCTGCCGCTAAAAAGGCAGCGGCCAAAAAGCCATCCGCGAGCAAGACGGCGGCGAAGAAACCCGCCGCTAAAAAAGCCGCCACCAAAGCTGCTAAACCTGCCGCTGCGAAAAAACCGGTCGCCAGAAAGGTTGCGCCGAAAACAGCAGCGCCCAGAAAAGCGGCGGCAATACCAGCTGCGAGAAAGCCGGCCGCAATGCCGGCAGCCAAACCAGTGGTCAAGCCAACCGGATCGGTAACCTCAACGCCGAGCGAAGCATCGGAATCGGAAAAACCAGCTCCTGTTCCAGGCGCCTGGCCTTTTCCGATGTCTGGCAATCGGCCAAACTAA
- a CDS encoding ribonucleotide-diphosphate reductase subunit beta: protein MLSFESGHGGENEAQGFAGSQTRAVLSEQKIVEPAADRRASDERYTAGNATRRVTVEDKQIINCRADVNQLVPFKYKWAWDKYLAGCANHWMPQEINMSRDIATWKDPNGLTDDERLIVKRNLGFFVTADSLAANNIVLGTYRHITNPECRQYLLRQAFEEAIHTHAYQYIVESLGLDQGEVFNMYHEVGSIRDKDEFLLPFIETLTNPEFRTGTPETDQQLLKSLIVFACIMEGMFFYVGFTQILALGRQNKMTGSAEQYQYILRDESMHCNFGIDVINQIKMENPHLWTSEFREEIRGLIQRGVELEYRYAEDTMPRGVLGLNAPMFKEYLRFIANRRCQQIGLDVLFVGATNPFPWMSEMVDLKKEKNFFETRVTEYQTGGALNWD from the coding sequence ATGTTGAGCTTTGAAAGCGGGCACGGCGGCGAAAACGAAGCGCAAGGTTTTGCCGGCAGTCAGACGCGCGCGGTATTGAGCGAGCAGAAAATCGTCGAGCCAGCGGCAGACCGGCGAGCAAGCGACGAGCGCTACACCGCGGGCAACGCGACGCGCCGCGTGACAGTCGAGGACAAGCAGATCATCAACTGCCGCGCCGACGTAAATCAGCTCGTCCCTTTCAAATACAAATGGGCATGGGACAAATACCTGGCCGGCTGCGCGAATCACTGGATGCCGCAGGAAATCAACATGAGCCGCGACATCGCGACGTGGAAAGATCCGAACGGCCTGACCGACGACGAGCGGCTGATCGTCAAGCGCAACCTCGGTTTTTTCGTGACTGCCGATTCGCTCGCCGCCAACAACATTGTGCTTGGCACATATCGCCACATCACCAATCCCGAATGCCGCCAGTATTTGCTGCGGCAGGCGTTTGAGGAGGCGATCCATACGCACGCCTATCAGTACATCGTCGAATCTCTCGGCCTCGATCAGGGAGAGGTGTTCAACATGTATCACGAGGTCGGCAGTATTCGCGACAAGGATGAATTTCTGCTCCCGTTCATCGAAACGCTGACCAATCCCGAATTCAGAACCGGCACACCGGAAACCGATCAGCAGTTGCTGAAAAGCCTGATCGTATTCGCGTGCATCATGGAAGGAATGTTCTTTTATGTTGGATTTACGCAAATACTTGCGCTCGGAAGGCAAAATAAAATGACTGGATCGGCAGAACAGTATCAATACATCTTGCGCGATGAATCGATGCATTGTAATTTCGGCATTGACGTGATCAACCAGATAAAAATGGAAAACCCGCATCTGTGGACGAGCGAATTCCGCGAAGAAATTCGCGGCTTGATTCAGCGCGGTGTTGAACTCGAGTATCGCTACGCGGAAGATACGATGCCGCGCGGCGTGCTCGGTTTGAATGCGCCGATGTTCAAGGAATATCTGCGCTTCATCGCGAATCGCCGCTGCCAGCAGATCGGACTTGATGTCCTGTTCGTCGGCGCTACCAATCCGTTTCCGTGGATGTCGGAAATGGTCGATCTGAAGAAGGAGAAGAATTTCTTCGAAACGCGCGTTACCGAATATCAGACGGGAGGCGCACTGAATTGGGATTGA